One part of the Humulus lupulus chromosome 9, drHumLupu1.1, whole genome shotgun sequence genome encodes these proteins:
- the LOC133802666 gene encoding uncharacterized protein LOC133802666 isoform X2, whose amino-acid sequence MGVEDIESGVTQGLLEDAAEIEIGILSKEKSMNDTDLKETLDQRHRPLHHLLEDSKEARQEYLQTVPPLNKAVLKNDIKTVLRIIKKDSRLLRTAITRAEETILHVAAGAKNLHLVKELVNLMEEDDLALQDCKGNTAFCYATITGSIDIAIILMNKNKNLPLVRGGQGMTPLYMATLFGHSKMSWFLYPITKKILEQGEWMGIFFTCIHSDLYGLALRMLEEDSELAIARDVNNDTALHILARKTYVFCHQTPRLWKWKSSNDNNSSLLPWFKKSLNKENQALQLVRGLWNEILVRLPNLEVNKLINRPSSLLFEAAELGNFHFLIELIRAQPDLVWDVDEKNRTIFHIAVLNRHSNIFNLIHEIGSIKDVIITFQDDDNNNILHLAATLPPSHKFNEKFGGALKMQQELSWFKEVQKFMLPSYAHMKNSEGLTPKEVFNTEHASLLKEGDRWMKSTSKSCLMVSILIFVGVLITASRAPYYDNEGRNSNRLNSVALSSSFFSTLTFLSIITSSYPKVEVLVSLPFKLIMGLATLFISLTTMLAAFNGEHASLLKEGDRWMKSTSKSCLMVSILIFVGVLITASRAPYYDNEGRNSNRLNSVALSSSFFSTLTFLSIITSSYPKVEVLVSLPFKLIMGLATLFISLTTMLAAFNGG is encoded by the exons AAGAAGCAAGACAAGAATATCTACAAACGGTTCCTCCTCTTAACAAAGCTGTATTGAAGAATGACATTAAAACTGTACTAAGAATCATAAAGAAAGATAGTCGATTGTTACGAACCGCAATCACAAGGGCAGAAGAAACTATTCTTCACGTAGCGGCTGGAGCAAAAAACCTTCACTTGGTGAAGGAGTTGGTGAACTTGATGGAGGAAGATGATCTGGCTTTACAGGACTGCAAAGGCAACACGGCATTTTGCTATGCCACTATCACCGGAAGCATAGATATTGCCATTATTCTTATGAACAAAAATAAGAATTTGCCACTTGTTCGAGGTGGCCAAGGAATGACACCACTTTACATGGCCACTTTGTTTGGGCATAGTAAAATGTCATGGTTTCTCTATCCTATTACCAAGAAGATTCTTGAGCAGGGCGAATGGATGGGAATTTTCTTCACATGTATCCATTCTGATTTGTACG GTCTGGCATTGCGTATGCTTGAAGAGGACAGTGAACTCGCAattgcccgtgatgtgaataaTGATACTGCCTTGCATATTTTAGCTAGAAAAACCTATGTCTTTTGTCACCAAACTCCAAGACTATGGAAATGGAAGAGCTCCAACGACAACAACTCAA GTCTGTTACCTTGGTTCAAAAAGAGTCTGAATAAAGAAAATCAAGCTCTTCAACTTGTTAGAGGCCTATGGAATGAAATTTTAGTACGTTTACCAAACTTGGAGGTAAACAAACTAATTAACAGACCATCAAGCTTATTATTTGAGGCAGCCGAATTAGGCAACTTTCATTTTTTGATTGAGCTTATTCGTGCACAACCGGATTTGGTATGGGATGTCGATGAAAAAAATAGAACCATATTCCATATTGCTGTATTGAATCGACATTCAAACATCTTCAATTTAATACATGAGATTGGCTCAATTAAGGATGTCATCATAACATTTCAAGATGATGATAATAACAACATATTACACCTGGCTGCAACATTGCCACCTTCACATAAATTCAACGAAAAATTTGGAGGAGCTCTAAAGATGCAACAAGAGTTATCATGGTTCAAG GAAGTGCAGAAGTTCATGCTACCATCATATGCCCATATGAAAAATTCAGAGGGCTTGACTCCTAAAGAAGTTTTCAATACAGAACATGCCTCTTTGTTGAAAGAAGGAGACCGTTGGATGAAAAGCACTAGTAAATCATGCTTAATGGTTTCAATACTTATTTTTGTTGGAGTTCTAATCACTGCCTCTCGTGCCCCTTATTATGACAATGAAGGAAGAAACTCAAATCGGTTAAATTCTGTAGCATTGTCTTCATCTTTCTTCTCAACGTTAACATTCCTGTCAATTATCACATCTAGTTATCCGAAAGTCGAAGTCCTCGTTTCACTACCCTTCAAGTTGATTATGGGACTTGCAACGCTCTTCATCTCTTTGACAACCATGTTGGCAGCATTCAATGGAG AACATGCCTCTTTGTTGAAAGAAGGAGACCGTTGGATGAAAAGCACTAGTAAATCATGCTTAATGGTTTCAATACTTATTTTTGTTGGAGTTCTAATCACTGCCTCTCGTGCCCCTTATTATGACAATGAAGGAAGAAACTCAAATCGGTTAAATTCTGTAGCATTGTCTTCATCTTTCTTCTCAACGTTAACATTCCTGTCAATTATCACATCTAGTTATCCGAAAGTCGAAGTCCTCGTTTCACTACCCTTCAAGTTGATTATGGGACTTGCAACGCTCTTCATCTCTTTGACAACCATGTTGGCAGCATTCAATGGAG GTTGA
- the LOC133802666 gene encoding uncharacterized protein LOC133802666 isoform X3, producing the protein MGVEDIESGVTQGLLEDAAEIEIGILSKEKSMNDTDLKETLDQRHRPLHHLLEDSKEARQEYLQTVPPLNKAVLKNDIKTVLRIIKKDSRLLRTAITRAEETILHVAAGAKNLHLVKELVNLMEEDDLALQDCKGNTAFCYATITGSIDIAIILMNKNKNLPLVRGGQGMTPLYMATLFGHSKMSWFLYPITKKILEQGEWMGIFFTCIHSDLYGLALRMLEEDSELAIARDVNNDTALHILARKTYVFCHQTPRLWKWKSSNDNNSSLLPWFKKSLNKENQALQLVRGLWNEILVRLPNLEVNKLINRPSSLLFEAAELGNFHFLIELIRAQPDLVWDVDEKNRTIFHIAVLNRHSNIFNLIHEIGSIKDVIITFQDDDNNNILHLAATLPPSHKFNEKFGGALKMQQELSWFKEVQKFMLPSYAHMKNSEGLTPKEVFNTEHASLLKEGDRWMKSTSKSCLMVSILIFVGVLITASRAPYYDNEGRNSNRLNSVALSSSFFSTLTFLSIITSSYPKVEVLVSLPFKLIMGLATLFISLTTMLAAFNGGRNSNRLNSVALSSSFFSTLTFLSIITSSYPKVEVLVSLPFKLIMGLATLFISLTTMLAAFNGVMQNY; encoded by the exons AAGAAGCAAGACAAGAATATCTACAAACGGTTCCTCCTCTTAACAAAGCTGTATTGAAGAATGACATTAAAACTGTACTAAGAATCATAAAGAAAGATAGTCGATTGTTACGAACCGCAATCACAAGGGCAGAAGAAACTATTCTTCACGTAGCGGCTGGAGCAAAAAACCTTCACTTGGTGAAGGAGTTGGTGAACTTGATGGAGGAAGATGATCTGGCTTTACAGGACTGCAAAGGCAACACGGCATTTTGCTATGCCACTATCACCGGAAGCATAGATATTGCCATTATTCTTATGAACAAAAATAAGAATTTGCCACTTGTTCGAGGTGGCCAAGGAATGACACCACTTTACATGGCCACTTTGTTTGGGCATAGTAAAATGTCATGGTTTCTCTATCCTATTACCAAGAAGATTCTTGAGCAGGGCGAATGGATGGGAATTTTCTTCACATGTATCCATTCTGATTTGTACG GTCTGGCATTGCGTATGCTTGAAGAGGACAGTGAACTCGCAattgcccgtgatgtgaataaTGATACTGCCTTGCATATTTTAGCTAGAAAAACCTATGTCTTTTGTCACCAAACTCCAAGACTATGGAAATGGAAGAGCTCCAACGACAACAACTCAA GTCTGTTACCTTGGTTCAAAAAGAGTCTGAATAAAGAAAATCAAGCTCTTCAACTTGTTAGAGGCCTATGGAATGAAATTTTAGTACGTTTACCAAACTTGGAGGTAAACAAACTAATTAACAGACCATCAAGCTTATTATTTGAGGCAGCCGAATTAGGCAACTTTCATTTTTTGATTGAGCTTATTCGTGCACAACCGGATTTGGTATGGGATGTCGATGAAAAAAATAGAACCATATTCCATATTGCTGTATTGAATCGACATTCAAACATCTTCAATTTAATACATGAGATTGGCTCAATTAAGGATGTCATCATAACATTTCAAGATGATGATAATAACAACATATTACACCTGGCTGCAACATTGCCACCTTCACATAAATTCAACGAAAAATTTGGAGGAGCTCTAAAGATGCAACAAGAGTTATCATGGTTCAAG GAAGTGCAGAAGTTCATGCTACCATCATATGCCCATATGAAAAATTCAGAGGGCTTGACTCCTAAAGAAGTTTTCAATACAGAACATGCCTCTTTGTTGAAAGAAGGAGACCGTTGGATGAAAAGCACTAGTAAATCATGCTTAATGGTTTCAATACTTATTTTTGTTGGAGTTCTAATCACTGCCTCTCGTGCCCCTTATTATGACAATGAAGGAAGAAACTCAAATCGGTTAAATTCTGTAGCATTGTCTTCATCTTTCTTCTCAACGTTAACATTCCTGTCAATTATCACATCTAGTTATCCGAAAGTCGAAGTCCTCGTTTCACTACCCTTCAAGTTGATTATGGGACTTGCAACGCTCTTCATCTCTTTGACAACCATGTTGGCAGCATTCAATGGAG GAAGAAACTCAAATCGGTTAAATTCTGTAGCATTGTCTTCATCTTTCTTCTCAACGTTAACATTCCTGTCAATTATCACATCTAGTTATCCGAAAGTCGAAGTCCTCGTTTCACTACCCTTCAAGTTGATTATGGGACTTGCAACGCTCTTCATCTCTTTGACAACCATGTTGGCAGCATTCAATGGAG TGATGCAGAACTACTAG
- the LOC133802666 gene encoding uncharacterized protein LOC133802666 isoform X1: MGVEDIESGVTQGLLEDAAEIEIGILSKEKSMNDTDLKETLDQRHRPLHHLLEDSKEARQEYLQTVPPLNKAVLKNDIKTVLRIIKKDSRLLRTAITRAEETILHVAAGAKNLHLVKELVNLMEEDDLALQDCKGNTAFCYATITGSIDIAIILMNKNKNLPLVRGGQGMTPLYMATLFGHSKMSWFLYPITKKILEQGEWMGIFFTCIHSDLYGLALRMLEEDSELAIARDVNNDTALHILARKTYVFCHQTPRLWKWKSSNDNNSSLLPWFKKSLNKENQALQLVRGLWNEILVRLPNLEVNKLINRPSSLLFEAAELGNFHFLIELIRAQPDLVWDVDEKNRTIFHIAVLNRHSNIFNLIHEIGSIKDVIITFQDDDNNNILHLAATLPPSHKFNEKFGGALKMQQELSWFKEVQKFMLPSYAHMKNSEGLTPKEVFNTEHASLLKEGDRWMKSTSKSCLMVSILIFVGVLITASRAPYYDNEGRNSNRLNSVALSSSFFSTLTFLSIITSSYPKVEVLVSLPFKLIMGLATLFISLTTMLAAFNGEHASLLKEGDRWMKSTSKSCLMVSILIFVGVLITASRAPYYDNEGRNSNRLNSVALSSSFFSTLTFLSIITSSYPKVEVLVSLPFKLIMGLATLFISLTTMLAAFNGVMQNY; encoded by the exons AAGAAGCAAGACAAGAATATCTACAAACGGTTCCTCCTCTTAACAAAGCTGTATTGAAGAATGACATTAAAACTGTACTAAGAATCATAAAGAAAGATAGTCGATTGTTACGAACCGCAATCACAAGGGCAGAAGAAACTATTCTTCACGTAGCGGCTGGAGCAAAAAACCTTCACTTGGTGAAGGAGTTGGTGAACTTGATGGAGGAAGATGATCTGGCTTTACAGGACTGCAAAGGCAACACGGCATTTTGCTATGCCACTATCACCGGAAGCATAGATATTGCCATTATTCTTATGAACAAAAATAAGAATTTGCCACTTGTTCGAGGTGGCCAAGGAATGACACCACTTTACATGGCCACTTTGTTTGGGCATAGTAAAATGTCATGGTTTCTCTATCCTATTACCAAGAAGATTCTTGAGCAGGGCGAATGGATGGGAATTTTCTTCACATGTATCCATTCTGATTTGTACG GTCTGGCATTGCGTATGCTTGAAGAGGACAGTGAACTCGCAattgcccgtgatgtgaataaTGATACTGCCTTGCATATTTTAGCTAGAAAAACCTATGTCTTTTGTCACCAAACTCCAAGACTATGGAAATGGAAGAGCTCCAACGACAACAACTCAA GTCTGTTACCTTGGTTCAAAAAGAGTCTGAATAAAGAAAATCAAGCTCTTCAACTTGTTAGAGGCCTATGGAATGAAATTTTAGTACGTTTACCAAACTTGGAGGTAAACAAACTAATTAACAGACCATCAAGCTTATTATTTGAGGCAGCCGAATTAGGCAACTTTCATTTTTTGATTGAGCTTATTCGTGCACAACCGGATTTGGTATGGGATGTCGATGAAAAAAATAGAACCATATTCCATATTGCTGTATTGAATCGACATTCAAACATCTTCAATTTAATACATGAGATTGGCTCAATTAAGGATGTCATCATAACATTTCAAGATGATGATAATAACAACATATTACACCTGGCTGCAACATTGCCACCTTCACATAAATTCAACGAAAAATTTGGAGGAGCTCTAAAGATGCAACAAGAGTTATCATGGTTCAAG GAAGTGCAGAAGTTCATGCTACCATCATATGCCCATATGAAAAATTCAGAGGGCTTGACTCCTAAAGAAGTTTTCAATACAGAACATGCCTCTTTGTTGAAAGAAGGAGACCGTTGGATGAAAAGCACTAGTAAATCATGCTTAATGGTTTCAATACTTATTTTTGTTGGAGTTCTAATCACTGCCTCTCGTGCCCCTTATTATGACAATGAAGGAAGAAACTCAAATCGGTTAAATTCTGTAGCATTGTCTTCATCTTTCTTCTCAACGTTAACATTCCTGTCAATTATCACATCTAGTTATCCGAAAGTCGAAGTCCTCGTTTCACTACCCTTCAAGTTGATTATGGGACTTGCAACGCTCTTCATCTCTTTGACAACCATGTTGGCAGCATTCAATGGAG AACATGCCTCTTTGTTGAAAGAAGGAGACCGTTGGATGAAAAGCACTAGTAAATCATGCTTAATGGTTTCAATACTTATTTTTGTTGGAGTTCTAATCACTGCCTCTCGTGCCCCTTATTATGACAATGAAGGAAGAAACTCAAATCGGTTAAATTCTGTAGCATTGTCTTCATCTTTCTTCTCAACGTTAACATTCCTGTCAATTATCACATCTAGTTATCCGAAAGTCGAAGTCCTCGTTTCACTACCCTTCAAGTTGATTATGGGACTTGCAACGCTCTTCATCTCTTTGACAACCATGTTGGCAGCATTCAATGGAG TGATGCAGAACTACTAG